A part of Molothrus aeneus isolate 106 chromosome 10, BPBGC_Maene_1.0, whole genome shotgun sequence genomic DNA contains:
- the LOC136560843 gene encoding G-protein coupled receptor 35-like — MNHSSCNITAYEIFSVFQLCVYIPVLVLGIVLNVLALWVFCYKLGKWTETRVYMVNLAVADCLLLFTLPFKTQSQFQHLKVDGWCLVLEGGYFTNRFMSIGIITLIAADRYLAIKYPLKSKALRSPLKAAFASGVLWIVIICETCLIKSFEDRREDDFCFEKSSVTPSVITLCTIIAGFFIPLLILSYCSIQIIAELRRKKTDNCCNEMLTRKAVYIVSANMAVFIICFLPLYVGHLLRFILDSVSSDCSAIQSINNFVHFASILANTNCCLDAICYYFVNKEFKEASPKLAKSKSEAGEEAEIQLSHVTH, encoded by the coding sequence ATGAACCACAGCAGCTGCAATATCACAGcctatgaaatattttcagttttccagctgtgtgTTTACATcccagttttggttttgggcaTTGTGCTGAACGTGTTGGCGCTGTGGGTGTTCTGTTACAAACTTGGCAAATGGACAGAAACCAGAGTGTACATGGTCAACCTGGCTGTGGCTGACTGCTTGCTGCTCTTCACCTTGCCATTCAAAACTCAGTCCCAGTTCCAGCACCTGAAGGTGGATGGCTGGTGCCTGGTTCTGGAAGGTGGCTATTTCACAAACCGCTTCATGAGCATCGGTATCATCACCCTCATTGCTGCTGACAGGTACCTTGCAATCAAGTACCCTTTGAAATCCAAGGCACTCAGGTCTCCACTGAAGGCAGCTTTTGCCTCTGGAGTCCTCTGGATAGTCATCATCTGTGAGACTTGTCTCATTAAAAGCTTTGAGGACCGAAGAGAAGAtgatttttgctttgaaaaatctTCTGTGACACCCTCGGTGATCACACTGTGTACCATTATTGCAGGGTTTTTCATACCGCTGCTCATCTTGAGTTACTGCTCCATACAAATCAttgcagagctcaggagaaAGAAGACTGACAACTGTTGCAATGAAATGCTGACCAGGAAAGCTGTCTACATTGTGTCTGCAAACATGGctgtgttcatcatctgcttcTTACCTCTTTATGTTGGGCATCTCCTCCGCTTCATCCTGGACTCCGTCAGCTCCGACTGCTCGGCAATACAGAGCATCAACAACTTCGTGCACTTCGCCTCCATCCTCGCCAACACAAACTGCTGCCTGGATGCCATTTGTTACTACTTTGTCAACAAGGAATTTAAGGAAGCATCTCCCAAGCTAGCAAAGTCCAAATCTGAGGCCGGTGAGGAAGCTGAAATTCAGCTCTCACATGTAACACATTAA